One Ictalurus furcatus strain D&B chromosome 25, Billie_1.0, whole genome shotgun sequence DNA window includes the following coding sequences:
- the LOC128601509 gene encoding uncharacterized protein LOC128601509 yields the protein MITLFVALYSLFSLCTAVKTSDIKELHVKTVKRGEDVTMECNMSKDKNKNNLAWYRQSFGKVPQYFVRRYGTNSYRFDDEFKDSRFSMTVNDQKFDLNIIGTREDDGGEYFCGEVEGATIKFTSGTRLQFEGEEMKHSPTPGTVNINTDSVTRQDSNCSHGKGDNFWIIVLMTSIIISLIVIVFLLGVLYKNQRKGASSGNHQTPTNQTDAGLMSGTVLP from the exons ATGATCACACTCTTTGTCGCGCtttactctcttttttctctctgcacagCTG taaaaactTCTGACATCAAGGAGCTTCATGTGAAAACAGTAAAGCGTGGAGAAGATGTAACTATGGAGTGTAACATGAGcaaggacaaaaacaaaaataatttagctTGGTACAGACAGAGTTTTGGAAAAGTGCCTCAGTATTTTGTAAGACGTTACGGGACTAATAGCTACAGATTTGATGATGAATTTAAAGATAGCCGCTTCAGTATGACTGTAAATGACCAGAAGTTTGATCTCAACATTATCGGAACGAGAGAAGATGATGGAGGAGAATATTTCTGTGGAGAAGTGGAGGGAGCTACAATAAAGTTCACATCTGGAACACGTCTGCAATTTGAAG GTGAAGAGATGAAACACTCTCCTACACCTGGAACGGTTAACATCAACACAGATTCTGTTACACGCCAGGATTCAAACTGCAGCCATGGAAAAG GAGAcaacttttggattattgtcctaATGACCTCCATTATAATATCTCTTATTGTAATCGTGTTTCTGCTTGgagttttatataaaaatcagagaaaag GTGCTTCATCAGGAAACCATCAAACTCCCACCAATCAG ACTGATGCTGGCTTGATGTCTGGAACCGTTCTGCCTTGA